The following are encoded together in the Lactuca sativa cultivar Salinas chromosome 1, Lsat_Salinas_v11, whole genome shotgun sequence genome:
- the LOC111896255 gene encoding S-type anion channel SLAH4 has protein sequence MVDQRKLESIIDCHTTVSHHQQPAIMENNQEQPSTEGSNGSHSSIITKINAGYFRICISAGAQALLWKSINQHHRTSNLHTIIATTSTVFWCLTLCTLVFLSLLYIMRCIFYFDLVKAECCHHVGMNYLFAPSISWLLLLESTPLFVFPDKHVYGYIWWLLIVPLLALDVKVYGQWFTAEKRFLSIMANPTIQISVIGNLVASLSSHVADETGWKEIRICLFTFGMTHYVVVFITLYQRLSGSNHIPSNLRPVFFLFVATPSMATLAWESINGSFDIICKMLFFLSLFLFVSLTSRPLLFKKSVRRFSVAWWAFSFPLTFLALASISYAQQVKGKATVGLAILLSGISVLVFISLFVCSILKIHLLVHKPTLIFSTSLGSTNV, from the exons ATGGTGGATCAGAGGAAACTAGAATCTATAATCGACTGCCACACCACCGTAAGCCACCATCAACAGCCAGCCATAATGGAGAATAACCAAGAACAGCCCTCAACGGAAGGTTCAAACGGATCGCATTCATCCATAATAACCAAGATCAATGCTGGCTACTTCAGGATATGCATATCTGCTGGTGCCCAAGCTTTACTTTGGAAAAGTATAAACCAACACCACCGGACCTCAAACCTCCACACCATTATCGCCACCACCTCCACAGTCTTCTGGTGCCTAACGCTATGCACCCTCgtgtttctctctcttctctacaTAATGAGATGCATTTTCTACTTTGACCTCGTGAAAGCCGAATGTTGTCACCATGTAGGCATGAATTATTTGTTTGCACCTTCGATTTCATGGCTTCTGTTACTCGAGTCCACCCCTTTGTTCGTTTTCCCAGATAAGCATGTCTATGGATACATATGGTGGTTGCTAATCGTTCCATTGTTGGCTCTTGATGTTAAGGTCTATGGGCAGTGGTTCACAGCTGAGAAGCGATTTCTCTCTATCATGGCTAACCCTACGATCCAAATATCTGTAATAGGGAACTTGGTAGCATCGTTATCATCCCATGTAGCAGATGAGACAGGATGGAAGGAAATTCGGATTTGTCTGTTTACATTTGGGATGACACATTATGTAGTGGTATTCATCACGCTTTACCAGAGGTTATCGGGGAGTAATCATATTCCGTCTAATCTCAGACCTGTTTTCTTCCTCTTTGTAGCCACCCCGAGCATGGCTACTTTAGCTTGGGAATCCATTAATGGAAGCTTTGATATCATTTGCAAGATGCTCTTTTTTCTATCACTCTTTCTTTTTGTATCTTTG ACAAGTCGACCATTGCTTTTTAAGAAATCGGTGAGAAGGTTCAGTGTGGCATGGTGGGCATTCTCATTCCCACTCACTTTCCTTGCTCTTGCTTCCATATCGTATGCTCAACAGGTGAAGGGCAAGGCAACAGTCGGATTGGCGATCCTTTTATCGGGTATTTCGGTTCTTGTGTTCatttctttgtttgtttgttccatATTGAAGATTCATTTGCTTGTTCACAAACCAACCCTTATTTTCTCCACTAGTTTAGGGTCTACAAATGTGTAA